Proteins encoded within one genomic window of Bacillus sp. F19:
- a CDS encoding alkaline phosphatase: MVKKSFKQKLLPLAVVSSIAIGGLATTLSTPTAEAENNHNNGKVKNVIFMVPDGFSASYATNYRWFKGEESIMDSMLVGMHRTYSANSEVTDSAAAGTAMATGVKTNNGMISTSPDGKELKTILEASEEAGKASGLVATSTITHATPAVFASHVASRVNEADIAPQLLENEVDVILGGGKKYFPDSLLNEAKEEGYKFVDDSKKLANAGKTDKLIGLFAEEGMAPELDRDEMNQPSLAEMTEKSLDVLKKDKDGFFLMVEGSQIDWAGHDQDAAWAMKDSEAFEDALAEVLEFAKKDKNTLVVVAGDHDTGGMSVGGYSKGDAKLEVLRNVTATGDFMVSKLNADRSNAKEVVKQYANIDLTDAENQKIKAASMPDIAINEVISERALVGWSSTNHTGTDVPLYAFGPGSNLFGGLHNNTDLPQLMAKAMNVKFTPSK; encoded by the coding sequence ATGGTCAAGAAAAGTTTTAAACAGAAGCTATTACCTTTAGCAGTTGTGTCTTCTATTGCGATTGGCGGTTTAGCTACTACTCTGTCAACACCAACAGCAGAAGCAGAAAATAATCATAACAATGGAAAAGTAAAAAATGTCATCTTTATGGTTCCAGATGGATTTTCAGCTTCTTATGCAACAAACTATCGTTGGTTTAAAGGTGAGGAATCAATTATGGATTCTATGCTGGTTGGCATGCACCGTACATATTCAGCTAATTCAGAAGTAACTGATTCAGCTGCTGCAGGAACAGCAATGGCTACAGGTGTGAAAACAAACAATGGAATGATCAGTACATCACCTGATGGCAAAGAACTAAAAACAATTCTGGAAGCATCTGAAGAAGCAGGAAAAGCATCAGGTTTGGTTGCGACTTCAACGATTACGCATGCAACTCCGGCTGTTTTCGCTTCGCATGTTGCCTCACGTGTAAATGAAGCAGATATTGCACCACAATTGCTGGAAAATGAAGTAGACGTTATTCTTGGCGGCGGAAAGAAATACTTTCCTGATTCTCTTTTAAATGAAGCAAAAGAAGAAGGATACAAATTCGTTGACGACAGCAAGAAATTAGCTAATGCAGGAAAAACTGACAAGCTTATCGGTCTATTCGCTGAAGAAGGAATGGCTCCTGAGTTAGACCGCGATGAGATGAACCAGCCCAGCCTGGCAGAAATGACAGAAAAATCCCTAGACGTTCTTAAGAAGGATAAAGATGGTTTCTTCTTAATGGTGGAAGGAAGTCAGATTGATTGGGCAGGCCACGATCAGGATGCAGCTTGGGCAATGAAGGATTCAGAAGCATTTGAAGATGCATTAGCAGAAGTATTAGAATTTGCAAAAAAGGATAAAAATACGTTAGTAGTAGTAGCAGGAGATCATGATACGGGTGGTATGTCAGTTGGAGGTTACAGTAAAGGTGATGCAAAACTTGAAGTGCTTCGCAATGTAACTGCAACGGGCGATTTCATGGTAAGTAAGTTGAATGCTGACCGCAGCAACGCAAAAGAAGTCGTAAAACAATATGCAAACATCGACCTTACAGATGCGGAAAATCAAAAAATTAAAGCTGCCAGCATGCCTGATATCGCCATTAACGAAGTAATTTCTGAGCGTGCATTAGTTGGATGGTCGAGCACTAACCATACAGGGACAGATGTTCCTCTTTACGCATTCGGACCTGGCTCTAACTTATTTGGAGGTTTACACAATAACACAGATTTACCGCAATTAATGGCAAAAGCAATGAATGTTAAGTTTACACCATCTAAATAA
- a CDS encoding SAM-dependent methyltransferase, translating into MTLVEQSIKLDLERIVFIGRTFEEYLDMFSLSAESLKGKKILDCPAGACSFTAVGNYQDLDVKAADIAYFHSKEDLYNKGLQDIEHTMEFMDKAKNNYIWNYFEDTNDLRKHRLRALKDCAKDMRESSERYVPVTLPSLPFNDAEFDILLSAHFLFMYADRLDYQFHLAALNELLRVTQEEIRIFPLVDLEGKRYVHLDKLISYLADNGCTVEEVKVPYEFQANANSMLIIKKV; encoded by the coding sequence GTGACCTTAGTGGAGCAAAGTATAAAGTTAGATTTAGAAAGAATTGTTTTTATTGGAAGAACCTTTGAAGAGTATTTGGATATGTTTTCTCTTTCGGCAGAATCACTGAAGGGGAAAAAAATACTGGATTGTCCAGCAGGAGCTTGTTCCTTTACTGCTGTTGGCAACTATCAAGATCTAGATGTAAAAGCTGCTGATATTGCATATTTTCATTCAAAGGAAGATCTTTATAATAAAGGACTGCAGGATATCGAACACACTATGGAATTCATGGATAAGGCAAAAAACAATTATATATGGAATTATTTTGAAGATACAAATGATCTTAGAAAACATCGTCTGAGAGCCTTAAAAGATTGTGCGAAGGATATGAGGGAATCGAGTGAACGATACGTTCCTGTCACTTTACCTTCTTTACCGTTTAATGATGCAGAATTTGATATTCTTCTTTCCGCTCATTTTCTATTTATGTATGCGGACCGATTAGATTACCAATTTCATTTAGCAGCGCTAAATGAGTTATTGAGGGTTACTCAAGAGGAAATTCGCATTTTCCCTTTAGTTGATTTGGAAGGAAAACGATACGTGCATTTAGATAAATTAATAAGTTATCTCGCTGATAATGGATGTACAGTCGAAGAAGTTAAAGTGCCATATGAATTTCAGGCAAATGCTAACTCGATGTTAATAATAAAAAAAGTGTAA
- a CDS encoding vanadium-dependent haloperoxidase, with product MRTNYRRWSEYPYQGEQTPPKAYIAPAYFPMFFIFRQSNNKFLDPFQQRINWQIKNPIEVDWGTELHIVEQTLSSINPQQIRIAQYWGTVEVTQNMTPMIFSLAKKYRLGSPHIARVLGYFHAAVNDAFVMSWYFKYLWDVARPNQYGRNLSPVLSTPRFPSYPSAHATVAGCAESVLSYFFPPEASGIKYTMEQCALSRLYAGVHFKVDNDEGLRLGRQIGGMAVSVLKAQNLNDFR from the coding sequence ATGAGAACAAATTACAGAAGATGGTCTGAATATCCTTACCAAGGAGAGCAAACCCCACCTAAAGCTTATATTGCACCAGCGTATTTTCCAATGTTTTTTATTTTCAGGCAAAGCAACAATAAATTCCTGGATCCCTTTCAGCAGCGTATTAATTGGCAAATTAAAAATCCTATTGAGGTTGATTGGGGAACAGAATTACATATCGTAGAACAAACATTATCATCCATAAACCCTCAACAAATACGCATCGCACAATACTGGGGGACGGTCGAAGTAACTCAGAATATGACTCCTATGATTTTCAGTTTAGCAAAAAAATATAGACTAGGATCACCGCATATTGCCAGAGTACTCGGATATTTTCACGCTGCTGTTAATGATGCCTTTGTGATGTCGTGGTATTTTAAATATCTTTGGGATGTGGCACGTCCAAATCAATATGGCAGAAACCTATCTCCTGTGTTGAGTACACCGCGTTTTCCATCCTACCCTTCTGCACACGCCACAGTTGCAGGATGTGCAGAATCGGTATTAAGTTATTTCTTTCCACCAGAAGCATCAGGAATAAAATACACAATGGAACAATGCGCTTTATCCCGTTTGTATGCTGGCGTACATTTTAAAGTAGATAATGATGAAGGGTTGAGATTAGGCAGGCAAATCGGCGGTATGGCTGTAAGTGTATTGAAAGCACAAAACCTCAACGATTTTCGATAG
- a CDS encoding amino acid permease, translated as MQEQELSRGLKNRHVQLIAIGGAIGTGLFLGAGKSIHLAGPSILFAYMITGVICFLIMRALGELLLSNLNYHSFVDFVRDYLGNMAAFMTGWTYWFCWISIAMADLTAVGLYTQYWFPGVPQWMPGLIALVILLFMNLATVKLFGEMEFWFALIKVIAILALIVIGIFMIIKGFSTDSGAASFTNLWSHDGMFPNGINGFILSFQMVVFAFVGIELVGLTAGETEDPERVIPKAINNIPIRIIIFYIGALIVIMSVYPWNAIIPTESPFVQVFVAVGIAAAAGIVNFVVLTSAASACNSAIFSTSRMVYSLAKDKNAPVPFAKLDARKVPSNALFFSTVVILISVVLNYVMPEGVFTLITSISTVCFIFIWGITVISHLKYRKTRPDLAKTNKFKLPLYPFSNYLILAFLAFVLVVLALAEDTRVALFITPVWFILLIAIYKMRNTKANQANQGKAAEN; from the coding sequence ATGCAGGAACAAGAATTGTCGAGAGGCCTTAAAAACAGGCACGTCCAACTAATCGCTATCGGAGGGGCAATAGGAACGGGGTTATTTCTTGGAGCAGGAAAATCAATTCATTTAGCAGGACCATCGATTTTATTTGCTTACATGATTACAGGCGTTATTTGTTTTTTAATCATGCGCGCACTTGGAGAATTACTCTTAAGCAATTTGAACTATCATTCTTTTGTTGACTTTGTAAGAGACTATTTAGGTAATATGGCAGCATTTATGACCGGCTGGACCTACTGGTTTTGCTGGATTTCAATCGCAATGGCCGACTTAACAGCAGTTGGTCTCTATACCCAGTATTGGTTTCCTGGTGTACCACAGTGGATGCCAGGATTAATTGCGCTTGTTATTTTGCTATTTATGAACCTTGCAACCGTAAAACTTTTTGGTGAAATGGAATTCTGGTTCGCATTAATTAAAGTCATCGCGATTCTAGCACTAATTGTTATCGGTATTTTCATGATTATTAAAGGCTTTTCCACTGATTCAGGCGCAGCCAGTTTCACGAATCTATGGAGCCACGACGGCATGTTCCCAAATGGCATAAATGGCTTTATCCTCTCATTCCAGATGGTTGTGTTTGCGTTTGTTGGCATTGAACTTGTAGGACTTACAGCTGGTGAAACAGAAGATCCGGAAAGAGTTATCCCAAAAGCAATCAATAATATCCCTATTCGAATTATCATTTTCTACATTGGCGCACTTATTGTCATTATGAGTGTTTATCCGTGGAACGCAATCATCCCAACGGAAAGCCCATTCGTCCAAGTATTCGTGGCAGTTGGAATCGCTGCAGCTGCTGGTATCGTCAATTTTGTCGTCCTAACATCGGCTGCGTCGGCATGTAACAGCGCCATCTTCAGTACAAGCCGGATGGTATACTCACTTGCCAAAGATAAAAATGCACCTGTACCATTTGCAAAACTTGATGCCCGTAAAGTACCATCAAATGCATTGTTCTTTTCAACTGTTGTCATTCTAATTTCCGTTGTTTTGAACTATGTAATGCCAGAAGGCGTATTCACACTGATTACAAGTATTTCTACAGTATGTTTCATATTTATTTGGGGAATTACTGTCATCAGCCATTTGAAATACCGTAAAACAAGACCAGACCTGGCAAAAACGAACAAATTTAAATTGCCGCTTTATCCATTTTCCAATTACTTGATCCTTGCTTTTCTTGCGTTCGTTCTTGTCGTGCTGGCACTTGCGGAAGATACTCGTGTTGCCTTGTTCATAACACCTGTTTGGTTTATTTTGCTGATTGCGATTTATAAGATGCGGAACACGAAGGCAAATCAAGCGAATCAGGGAAAGGCAGCGGAAAATTAA
- a CDS encoding alkaline phosphatase D family protein: MKDSNHNSKKFNRRNFLKKSGKGVGIVLGAAIVNTIPMNFVSAQSKGLSYPFTLGIASGDPLQDSVVLWTRLAPDPLNGGGMSPHPFPVQWEVSLDPEFKKVVKRGTEVSKPQLGHSVHVEVNGLDASSWYYYRFKAGSEISPVGRTKTAPALHSQVEKLNFAFASCQNWPTGYYTAYQHMAKDDLDLVIHLGDYIYEGTHNSNGVRPIEKDFPEIYTIDDYRNRYALYKLDTDLQAAHANFPWLVTLDDHEVDNNWAGDVPQDPAKQSEEDFLKRRAIAFQAYYEHMPLRRTSFPNGSSMQIYRRLSFGNLVDISMLDTRQYRDDQANGDGWDSPTPESLDPSRTILGEKQERWLLDGLASSQAKWKVLAQQVFFARRDGAIGPEKESYSMDAWDGYPGARQRVLDFLEEKNISNTVVLTGDVHTSWANEVKANFDDQNSKNVAVEFVGTSITSGGDGSDVNSNTEQILQENPHIKFFSNQRGYVRCKLTQQKWQTDYLVVPYVSRPGAPIETRTSFIVEDGKSSLQQVKTEEALPV, translated from the coding sequence GTGAAAGATTCTAACCATAATTCGAAAAAGTTCAATCGCAGAAATTTTTTAAAGAAATCAGGAAAAGGAGTTGGGATTGTACTTGGCGCTGCGATTGTCAACACAATACCGATGAATTTCGTCTCTGCACAGTCTAAGGGCTTATCATATCCTTTTACACTAGGAATTGCTTCGGGTGACCCATTGCAAGATAGTGTTGTTTTATGGACAAGACTTGCCCCAGACCCACTTAATGGAGGAGGCATGTCACCCCATCCATTCCCTGTACAATGGGAAGTTTCTCTAGATCCAGAATTTAAAAAAGTCGTAAAAAGAGGAACAGAGGTTTCAAAGCCTCAACTGGGACATTCCGTCCATGTCGAAGTCAATGGCTTGGATGCTTCAAGTTGGTATTATTACCGTTTTAAGGCCGGTTCTGAGATCAGTCCAGTTGGTCGAACTAAGACTGCTCCTGCTTTACATAGTCAGGTAGAAAAGTTAAACTTCGCGTTTGCTTCCTGCCAAAATTGGCCAACTGGCTATTACACAGCTTATCAGCATATGGCCAAGGATGACTTGGATTTGGTTATCCATTTAGGGGACTATATTTATGAAGGTACTCATAACTCAAACGGTGTTCGGCCTATCGAAAAAGATTTTCCAGAAATCTATACGATTGACGATTATCGCAACCGTTATGCCTTATATAAATTAGACACTGATTTACAGGCCGCCCATGCCAATTTTCCGTGGCTTGTAACACTTGATGACCATGAAGTGGATAATAACTGGGCTGGAGATGTTCCCCAAGATCCTGCAAAACAGTCCGAGGAAGATTTCTTAAAAAGAAGGGCTATCGCCTTCCAAGCTTATTATGAACACATGCCTCTTCGACGTACATCCTTTCCAAATGGAAGCAGTATGCAAATATACCGCCGACTCTCCTTTGGAAATTTAGTAGATATCAGTATGCTTGATACACGTCAATATAGAGATGATCAGGCTAATGGTGACGGATGGGACAGTCCAACACCTGAGTCGCTGGATCCATCCCGTACCATTCTAGGTGAAAAACAGGAGCGTTGGTTATTAGATGGGCTTGCTTCATCACAAGCAAAATGGAAGGTTCTTGCACAACAAGTCTTCTTTGCCAGACGTGATGGCGCGATTGGTCCTGAGAAGGAGTCCTACAGTATGGATGCTTGGGATGGATATCCTGGCGCACGCCAACGTGTTCTGGACTTTTTAGAGGAGAAAAATATTTCCAATACCGTTGTCTTGACCGGGGATGTTCACACGAGCTGGGCAAATGAGGTTAAAGCGAACTTTGATGATCAAAACTCAAAAAATGTGGCTGTTGAGTTTGTCGGAACATCTATTACCTCTGGTGGAGACGGTTCCGATGTAAATAGCAACACTGAACAAATACTACAAGAAAATCCGCATATTAAATTTTTTAGTAACCAACGCGGTTATGTGCGGTGCAAACTAACCCAGCAAAAATGGCAAACAGATTATCTGGTAGTTCCATATGTATCTAGACCGGGTGCACCAATTGAAACACGCACTTCATTCATTGTGGAAGATGGGAAATCAAGCTTGCAGCAAGTAAAGACAGAGGAAGCGCTTCCGGTTTAA
- a CDS encoding small acid-soluble spore protein H, whose translation MNAQRAQEISSSPIMANVTYNGESIYIEHVDEQNGKATIHSLKEPNNKQSVSVTSLTEH comes from the coding sequence ATGAATGCACAACGAGCACAAGAAATTTCTTCTTCGCCAATTATGGCTAATGTAACCTATAATGGAGAAAGTATTTACATTGAGCACGTGGATGAACAAAATGGAAAAGCAACAATTCATTCACTAAAAGAACCAAATAATAAACAAAGTGTTTCTGTAACAAGCTTGACTGAACATTAA
- the tatC gene encoding twin-arginine translocase subunit TatC, translating into MKDQEVALTVHLEELRKRLIYILGSFLVFFALSFAFVEQIYMWLVKDLEFKLALLGPGDVLWIYFKIAAVCSIALTIPLAAYHVWRFVLPALQEHEKKATFMLIPALFLLFILGITFGYFLVFPIVLSFMQELAGEGFQQFYTSEKYFSFLISLTVPFGILFELPVVILFLTSIGILNPQMLKKSRKIAYFVILITSVLITPPDLISDILVLVPLVLIYEVSINLSSFIYRKKLLKTETLSS; encoded by the coding sequence ATGAAGGATCAGGAAGTTGCATTAACGGTACACTTGGAGGAATTGAGAAAAAGGCTTATCTATATCCTTGGAAGTTTTTTGGTCTTCTTTGCTTTATCATTTGCTTTTGTAGAGCAAATCTATATGTGGCTAGTTAAAGACTTAGAATTTAAGCTCGCCTTACTTGGACCAGGAGATGTTTTATGGATTTATTTCAAGATAGCAGCTGTCTGTTCGATTGCTCTTACCATTCCATTAGCTGCATACCATGTTTGGCGGTTTGTTTTACCTGCTCTTCAAGAGCATGAAAAAAAAGCAACCTTTATGCTAATTCCAGCACTATTTTTACTATTTATTCTCGGAATTACCTTTGGTTATTTTCTTGTGTTTCCTATTGTTCTATCATTCATGCAAGAATTAGCAGGAGAAGGATTTCAGCAATTTTATACGTCAGAAAAGTACTTTAGTTTTCTGATTAGCTTGACCGTTCCTTTTGGAATATTGTTTGAACTGCCTGTAGTCATTCTATTTTTAACCTCTATAGGAATACTAAATCCGCAGATGTTAAAGAAATCCAGAAAAATCGCATATTTTGTTATTCTTATAACGTCTGTGTTAATTACACCACCTGATTTAATATCAGACATACTCGTATTAGTTCCGCTTGTATTAATCTATGAAGTCAGTATCAATTTGTCATCCTTTATCTATCGGAAAAAATTACTGAAGACTGAAACCCTTTCTTCATGA
- the tatA gene encoding twin-arginine translocase TatA/TatE family subunit: MIQNIGIPGLILILVIALIIFGPSKLPEVGRAFGNTLKEFKNATKDLVSSDSKKEDEKL; this comes from the coding sequence ATGATACAAAACATCGGAATTCCAGGGCTAATTCTTATTTTAGTCATTGCACTAATAATTTTTGGTCCATCAAAACTTCCTGAAGTTGGACGTGCTTTCGGCAACACGTTAAAGGAATTTAAAAATGCCACAAAGGATTTAGTATCTTCAGACTCTAAAAAGGAAGATGAAAAACTTTAA
- a CDS encoding DUF839 domain-containing protein: MPPVLNRKKFLTYLGTGTVALAAASTGLDGLVKTAEAKGPFHYPEYKRPKSGPLKFQPIEPVTKDDLVLPKGYKYEVIAAYGDKINQKGDTFGYNNDFTLFFPYEDEMDRGLLWVNHEYISDLFVFGQTIKGGYNSEQIKTLLYNQGGSIIEVVKDKNGWKMDTSSEYARRVTGLTPFALTGPAKGSKAVNGAEIVQGTFANCSGGKTLWNTVLSCEENYESTSNSANLDETHYGWVIEVDPFDPAYQVRKHTALGRFNHENTCMGISKDNRVVVYMGDDKRDACVYKFISKNKYNQKDGKENSKLLEEGTLYVANFGEGRWVALTVEAVQKAAKGNTELLKKFQTQADVVVNCHEAALLLGGTPTDRPEDLEISPFDGSIFIAHTNNSNHGNFHGHITRFFEKDNDHGSMEFQFSIFAAGGIQSGFSAPDNLLFDEDGNLWTVTDISSGSVNTKIWEPFGNNGLFVIPTEGKNEGEAFQFASAPVQAELTGPCFTPDEKALFLSIQHPGEETKDLANPTSKWPHRSGDNMPRPAVVAITGF, from the coding sequence ATGCCCCCGGTATTGAATCGAAAAAAATTTTTAACATACTTAGGAACTGGTACTGTTGCACTAGCAGCAGCAAGTACAGGACTTGATGGATTAGTAAAAACAGCAGAAGCAAAAGGTCCTTTTCACTATCCAGAATATAAAAGGCCAAAAAGCGGTCCATTAAAATTCCAGCCAATCGAACCAGTAACAAAGGATGATCTTGTTCTTCCAAAAGGCTATAAATATGAAGTTATTGCTGCATATGGCGACAAGATTAATCAAAAAGGAGATACATTCGGATACAATAACGACTTTACTCTCTTCTTTCCATATGAAGATGAAATGGACCGAGGATTGTTATGGGTAAATCATGAATATATCTCAGATTTGTTTGTTTTCGGTCAAACAATTAAGGGCGGCTACAACTCCGAACAGATAAAAACATTGCTTTATAATCAAGGCGGTTCGATTATCGAAGTAGTTAAAGACAAAAATGGCTGGAAAATGGATACGTCATCTGAATATGCCCGCCGCGTAACAGGACTTACTCCTTTCGCTTTAACCGGACCTGCAAAAGGATCAAAAGCTGTTAACGGAGCAGAAATCGTTCAAGGTACATTTGCGAACTGCTCTGGCGGAAAGACACTTTGGAACACGGTTTTATCCTGTGAAGAAAACTATGAATCTACATCAAATTCGGCAAACTTAGACGAGACACACTATGGATGGGTAATTGAAGTGGATCCATTTGATCCTGCCTATCAAGTTCGCAAGCACACAGCTTTAGGCCGCTTTAATCATGAAAATACATGCATGGGTATTTCAAAAGATAACCGAGTTGTTGTGTACATGGGCGATGATAAGAGAGATGCCTGTGTCTATAAATTTATCAGTAAAAATAAGTATAACCAAAAAGATGGAAAAGAGAATTCAAAACTATTAGAAGAAGGAACTCTTTACGTAGCTAATTTTGGAGAAGGAAGATGGGTAGCCCTGACGGTTGAAGCTGTTCAAAAAGCAGCTAAAGGAAACACTGAACTGCTTAAAAAATTCCAGACACAGGCAGATGTTGTTGTAAACTGCCATGAAGCAGCTCTCCTTTTAGGCGGAACACCTACAGATCGCCCAGAAGACTTAGAAATCAGTCCGTTTGATGGTTCAATCTTTATTGCTCATACAAATAACAGTAATCATGGGAACTTTCACGGCCATATTACTCGATTCTTTGAAAAAGATAACGATCACGGCTCAATGGAATTCCAGTTTTCAATCTTTGCAGCAGGCGGTATTCAAAGCGGGTTTAGTGCACCAGATAACCTGTTATTCGACGAAGATGGAAACCTTTGGACTGTTACAGACATTTCAAGCGGAAGTGTTAACACAAAAATTTGGGAGCCATTCGGCAACAACGGTCTATTTGTTATCCCTACAGAAGGGAAAAACGAAGGAGAAGCTTTCCAATTTGCTTCAGCCCCAGTTCAAGCAGAATTAACAGGACCTTGTTTTACTCCTGATGAGAAAGCACTATTCCTTTCTATCCAGCATCCAGGTGAAGAAACAAAAGACCTTGCAAACCCTACAAGCAAATGGCCGCACCGCAGCGGTGACAATATGCCGCGTCCGGCTGTTGTTGCTATTACAGGATTTTAA
- a CDS encoding helix-turn-helix transcriptional regulator translates to MKETKRYNIPVEAALEVIGGKWKCVILCHLMRGKKRTGELKKLMPSIIQKMLTQQLRELKEDGIINRMTYNQVPPKVEYELSEYGWSVTGILESLSAWGLHHIEKVYGDKSAVLEDNILNI, encoded by the coding sequence ATGAAAGAAACAAAGCGGTATAACATTCCGGTAGAAGCAGCTCTCGAAGTAATAGGCGGAAAGTGGAAATGTGTGATCCTTTGTCATTTGATGCGGGGAAAAAAACGGACGGGAGAACTGAAAAAGCTGATGCCCAGCATCATACAAAAAATGCTGACTCAGCAGCTTCGGGAGCTCAAGGAAGATGGAATCATCAATCGCATGACCTATAATCAAGTTCCTCCAAAAGTGGAATATGAACTAAGCGAGTATGGCTGGAGTGTCACAGGAATACTCGAGTCTTTATCTGCTTGGGGTCTTCATCATATTGAAAAAGTATACGGAGATAAATCAGCTGTACTTGAGGATAACATTTTGAATATCTAA
- a CDS encoding Gfo/Idh/MocA family oxidoreductase, whose product MIRFGIIGTNWITDRLLKAAMQIEDFSLKAVYSRNGDKAEEFAAKYGVKTTFTDLESMAKSDEIDAVYIASPNSLHAEQAILFMNHKKHVLCEKPLASNVKEITEMIQAAKENRVLLMEAMKSTFLPNFKSIQENLHKIGTVRRYTASYCQYSSRYDAYRSGTVLNAFDPTFSNGSLMDIGIYALYPTIVLFGKPETIKASGLLLSSGVDGEGSILLQYKDKDAVMMYSKITDSALPSEIQGEEGTIIIDRISTIEKVEIRYRDGRLEDISKPQKEDTMYYEMKEFIDLIQNDLYESTINTYENSIKVMEVMDEARKQIGVVYPADQN is encoded by the coding sequence TTGATACGCTTTGGAATTATCGGAACAAACTGGATCACTGACCGCTTATTAAAAGCTGCGATGCAAATCGAGGACTTTTCGCTGAAGGCTGTCTATTCAAGAAATGGCGATAAGGCTGAAGAATTCGCTGCCAAATATGGTGTGAAGACCACCTTTACAGATTTAGAGAGTATGGCAAAAAGCGATGAAATTGATGCCGTATACATAGCGAGCCCCAACTCATTGCACGCTGAGCAGGCCATTTTATTCATGAATCACAAAAAGCACGTGCTGTGTGAAAAGCCTCTTGCATCAAACGTTAAAGAGATTACTGAAATGATACAGGCTGCAAAAGAAAATCGCGTACTGCTTATGGAAGCGATGAAATCAACATTCTTGCCTAACTTTAAAAGCATTCAGGAAAACCTGCACAAAATTGGCACAGTGAGAAGATATACAGCAAGCTATTGCCAATACTCATCCCGTTATGATGCCTATCGCTCAGGAACCGTGCTGAATGCATTTGATCCGACATTCTCAAACGGATCACTGATGGACATTGGAATCTATGCGCTGTATCCAACGATTGTTCTTTTCGGAAAACCGGAAACCATTAAAGCGAGCGGGCTGCTATTAAGCTCTGGTGTTGACGGCGAAGGAAGCATTCTTCTTCAATATAAAGACAAAGATGCTGTGATGATGTATTCCAAGATAACAGACTCAGCACTTCCATCGGAAATTCAGGGTGAAGAAGGTACAATTATTATTGACCGCATCAGTACAATTGAAAAAGTGGAAATTCGCTACCGGGACGGCAGATTAGAGGATATTTCAAAACCTCAAAAAGAAGACACCATGTATTATGAAATGAAGGAATTCATCGACTTAATCCAAAATGACCTGTATGAATCAACAATTAATACTTATGAGAATTCAATCAAGGTAATGGAAGTCATGGATGAAGCAAGAAAACAAATTGGTGTTGTTTATCCCGCTGATCAAAATTAA
- a CDS encoding MgtC/SapB family protein: protein MEDIIVHQHTIIKLFLSLLVGIIIGLEREIKKKPLGLKTTIIIAVSSCLLTVISIEAAYTFSNDYNRPMDPLRLAAQIVSGVGFLGAGAILRRSNDVISGLTTAAMIWGAAGLGIAIGAGFYQEALIALIFMIGSIEIIAPLVKKLGPKTLRLKELKVKLTVPVNVNISDILHSLRKKDMKIKYVKIKDVIDRDLRTVDLILLIKNDRYTSDVYEDIKKVKGIESVEVELI from the coding sequence TTGGAGGATATTATTGTACATCAGCATACAATCATAAAATTGTTTTTATCCCTCTTAGTCGGAATTATTATCGGACTTGAGCGGGAAATTAAGAAAAAGCCGCTGGGACTGAAAACAACAATTATCATTGCGGTAAGCTCGTGTCTTTTGACCGTGATTTCAATTGAAGCAGCTTATACGTTTTCTAACGATTATAATCGTCCGATGGATCCGCTCCGTCTTGCAGCGCAAATCGTATCAGGCGTCGGATTTTTAGGCGCGGGAGCGATTCTCCGCAGAAGCAATGATGTCATCAGCGGTCTTACAACTGCTGCGATGATCTGGGGAGCTGCTGGCCTTGGGATTGCCATTGGAGCCGGCTTTTATCAGGAAGCACTTATTGCGCTTATTTTCATGATCGGGTCCATTGAGATCATTGCTCCGTTAGTAAAGAAGCTTGGTCCTAAAACGCTGAGACTGAAAGAATTAAAGGTAAAGCTGACCGTTCCTGTAAATGTAAATATATCTGATATCTTACACTCGCTTCGCAAAAAAGATATGAAAATCAAGTATGTGAAGATTAAAGATGTTATTGACCGTGATTTGAGAACAGTAGACTTAATTCTGCTGATTAAAAATGACCGTTATACATCAGATGTTTATGAGGATATAAAAAAAGTAAAAGGTATTGAGTCCGTTGAAGTAGAGCTGATTTGA